A region of Kribbella sp. NBC_01245 DNA encodes the following proteins:
- a CDS encoding lysophospholipid acyltransferase family protein, which translates to MADADIIPIGSGGRPGRGSGRRTTPSAAARSLAGPAAAKAKRKPEPDAEEPTTPSATPKSSARSSRAATGTGRAKSTNGKSSQNGAARGRRSAGPVDASDAAAGTTEPSASIGTPGEPGSGASGEPGSGPAHDVPADAAGGAYDVPGGAGGGAGIGVEQAEAFLGFEKLVREWLGPDGERKVAELLAFLRRRLTGQYEVDEFGYDEELTDEVFLTLLRPLAEKWFRVEVRGIENIPDTGGALIVANHSGTMPVDGLITQLIVRDHAHRPLRTLAADLVFQTPFVGEMARKGGATLAGNDDAERLLGRGDLVGVWPEGFKGIGKPFSERYRLQRFGRGGFVSAAMRTGVPIVPCSIVGAEEIYPLVGNISSLARLLGVPYIPVTPFFPLLGPLGLIPLPSKWLIEFGEPIRTDEFAEGAADDPMLVFNVTDQVRETIQQTLYALLMQRRSVFF; encoded by the coding sequence GTGGCTGACGCGGACATCATCCCGATCGGCTCTGGCGGCCGACCCGGTCGAGGTAGCGGCCGTCGTACGACGCCCTCGGCCGCGGCTCGTTCACTCGCAGGTCCCGCCGCCGCCAAGGCCAAACGCAAACCCGAGCCGGACGCCGAAGAGCCCACCACGCCCTCGGCTACGCCCAAGTCTTCCGCCCGCTCGAGCCGCGCTGCCACTGGGACCGGGCGCGCGAAGTCGACCAACGGCAAGTCCTCGCAGAACGGCGCGGCCCGCGGACGCCGTTCGGCCGGCCCCGTCGACGCTTCAGATGCTGCGGCCGGTACGACGGAACCGAGCGCGTCGATCGGCACACCAGGTGAGCCCGGATCGGGCGCGTCTGGCGAGCCTGGATCGGGTCCGGCGCACGACGTACCAGCGGATGCGGCGGGCGGCGCGTACGACGTACCGGGTGGTGCCGGTGGCGGCGCTGGAATTGGCGTCGAGCAGGCGGAGGCGTTCCTCGGTTTCGAGAAGCTGGTGCGCGAATGGCTCGGGCCGGATGGCGAGCGCAAAGTGGCCGAACTATTGGCCTTCCTGCGGCGCCGGCTCACCGGGCAGTACGAGGTGGACGAATTCGGTTATGACGAGGAGCTCACCGACGAGGTGTTCCTCACGCTGCTGCGTCCCTTGGCGGAGAAGTGGTTCCGCGTCGAGGTGCGCGGTATCGAGAACATCCCCGACACCGGTGGCGCGCTGATCGTGGCCAACCACTCGGGCACGATGCCGGTGGACGGGCTGATCACCCAGCTGATCGTGCGGGACCACGCGCATCGGCCGTTGCGCACCCTCGCCGCGGACCTGGTCTTCCAGACCCCGTTCGTAGGCGAGATGGCCCGCAAGGGTGGCGCGACGCTCGCCGGCAACGACGACGCGGAGCGCCTGCTCGGCCGTGGCGACCTGGTCGGGGTGTGGCCCGAGGGCTTCAAGGGCATCGGCAAACCGTTCAGCGAGCGGTACCGGCTGCAGCGGTTCGGCCGCGGGGGATTCGTCAGCGCCGCCATGCGTACCGGCGTACCGATCGTGCCCTGCTCGATCGTCGGTGCCGAAGAGATCTACCCCTTGGTCGGCAACATCTCGTCCCTCGCCCGACTGCTCGGCGTGCCGTACATCCCGGTCACCCCGTTCTTCCCCCTGCTCGGCCCCCTCGGCCTGATCCCGCTGCCCTCGAAGTGGCTGATCGAATTCGGCGAGCCCATCCGCACCGACGAATTCGCCGAAGGCGCCGCCGACGACCCCATGCTCGTCTTCAACGTCACCGACCAGGTCCGCGAAACGATCCAGCAGACCCTCTACGCCCTCCTAATGCAACGCCGCAGCGTCTTCTTCTAA
- a CDS encoding DUF5667 domain-containing protein, which produces MTDIGHRQRRRISLVASTAALVLLGGGIGSAAAAQQAMPGDALYGMKRGIENVSTNVSVGDDSRGRRELGHAMTRLAEVDALLKDGGDVDTINRTLDDFSVQARRGVSRLVAAYQQNEDKAAIGAVTTFITDARQALADLAPRLPAESLKQAVQALATIGQLADHAAGACTDCDKPKPVKSGGPTRVNGGGSEPTVAPGGGEASTGGPSSMPTTFPSLNTSPGVSLATAPTKSGEVVTQTTPTPTPIIPSVDLNPTTTPTPSGTTKPPTGTHPTLPTPTLPTTPWRFPFPTLSIPNPLCLPLLPPCR; this is translated from the coding sequence GTGACAGATATCGGACACCGCCAGCGTCGGCGGATCAGCTTGGTCGCCAGTACGGCGGCATTGGTGCTACTCGGTGGTGGCATCGGTTCCGCAGCGGCAGCCCAGCAGGCTATGCCTGGCGACGCGCTGTACGGCATGAAGCGTGGCATCGAGAACGTCTCCACCAACGTCAGCGTCGGGGATGACTCCCGCGGCCGGCGTGAGCTCGGTCACGCGATGACCCGGCTCGCCGAGGTCGACGCGTTGCTGAAGGACGGTGGCGATGTCGACACCATCAACCGCACCCTGGACGACTTCTCCGTCCAGGCCCGCCGGGGCGTCTCCCGGCTGGTCGCGGCCTACCAGCAGAACGAGGACAAGGCCGCGATCGGTGCGGTCACCACGTTCATCACCGACGCCCGGCAGGCCCTGGCCGACCTGGCGCCCCGACTCCCCGCCGAATCGCTGAAGCAAGCGGTTCAGGCCCTCGCGACCATCGGTCAGCTGGCCGATCACGCGGCCGGCGCCTGCACCGACTGCGACAAGCCGAAGCCGGTCAAGTCCGGTGGCCCGACCCGGGTCAACGGCGGCGGTTCGGAGCCGACGGTCGCACCGGGTGGCGGCGAGGCCAGCACAGGAGGCCCGTCGTCCATGCCGACGACGTTTCCATCGCTGAACACCAGCCCGGGCGTGTCCTTGGCCACCGCGCCGACCAAGTCCGGCGAGGTGGTCACCCAGACCACCCCGACCCCGACGCCGATCATTCCCTCGGTGGACTTGAACCCGACCACGACCCCAACACCCTCGGGTACGACGAAGCCCCCGACGGGGACCCATCCAACGTTGCCGACGCCGACCTTGCCGACGACACCGTGGAGGTTTCCCTTTCCCACGCTGAGCATCCCGAACCCGCTCTGCCTCCCCCTCCTACCGCCCTGCCGCTAA
- a CDS encoding sigma-70 family RNA polymerase sigma factor codes for MTTPEPSPDTMRRAELVDRAQAGDVGAFGELYDEYSLTVYRYIYARVSSSALAEDLTSETFVRALRALDSFRWQGRDFGAWLVTIARNLITDHYKSGRVRLEVVTDEIETHDRQTDGPEVDVLAAATAEVLRDAVAALPDEQRDCLTMRFFAGLSIAETARALEKSEGAVKQLQLRAVRHLAKVIPKDLR; via the coding sequence GTGACGACGCCGGAGCCAAGCCCGGACACGATGAGACGCGCCGAACTGGTCGACCGCGCACAAGCGGGCGACGTCGGCGCGTTCGGAGAGCTGTACGACGAGTACTCACTCACGGTGTACCGGTATATCTACGCCCGGGTGTCCTCGTCGGCCCTGGCGGAGGACCTGACCAGCGAGACGTTCGTGCGGGCGTTGCGCGCACTGGACTCGTTCCGCTGGCAGGGCCGCGACTTCGGGGCCTGGCTGGTCACCATCGCCAGGAACCTGATCACCGACCACTACAAGTCCGGCCGGGTCCGGCTGGAAGTGGTCACGGACGAAATCGAGACCCACGATCGGCAGACGGACGGACCGGAGGTCGACGTGCTCGCCGCGGCGACCGCCGAGGTGCTCCGCGACGCCGTGGCCGCCTTGCCGGACGAACAGCGCGACTGCCTCACGATGAGGTTCTTCGCGGGACTTTCGATCGCCGAGACGGCGCGGGCGCTGGAAAAATCGGAAGGCGCTGTGAAACAACTACAACTGCGGGCCGTGCGTCATTTGGCGAAGGTTATCCCCAAGGACTTGCGATGA
- a CDS encoding HAD family hydrolase, producing the protein MTRPPTRDLRARSVLAGEASAAVAELEAALETPPVVHSAAFFDVDNTLLRGASVYYLAKGLYRRKFFSRGEIAAKAWQQLKFRLAGETPESVANARASALSFIAGHSVAELTMLVEEIFDEGMADRIWPGTKALTQMHLDAGERVWLVTAAPAEVARLLARRLGLTGALGTVAAEVDGVYTGELVGDILHGPAKAEAVRALATREGLDLAQCAAYSDSVNDLPMLELVGHPCAINPDGKLRRQANSAGWRIRDYRTGRKAARLGLLTAGATGTTLGAVSAAVALHRRASRRRVS; encoded by the coding sequence ATGACTCGCCCACCGACGCGTGACCTGCGCGCCCGGTCGGTGCTCGCCGGTGAGGCCTCGGCCGCCGTCGCGGAACTCGAAGCCGCCCTGGAGACACCGCCTGTGGTGCACTCTGCCGCGTTCTTCGACGTCGACAACACGTTGCTCCGCGGCGCTTCGGTGTACTACCTGGCGAAGGGGCTGTACCGGCGCAAGTTCTTCAGCCGGGGCGAGATCGCGGCCAAGGCCTGGCAGCAGCTCAAGTTCCGGCTGGCCGGTGAGACGCCGGAATCGGTGGCGAACGCGCGGGCCTCGGCCCTGTCGTTCATCGCCGGGCACAGCGTGGCGGAGCTGACGATGCTGGTCGAGGAGATCTTCGACGAGGGCATGGCCGACCGGATCTGGCCGGGTACGAAGGCGCTCACCCAGATGCACCTGGACGCCGGTGAGCGGGTCTGGCTGGTGACGGCCGCGCCCGCCGAGGTGGCCCGGCTGCTGGCCCGCCGGCTCGGTCTGACCGGTGCCCTGGGCACGGTCGCCGCCGAGGTGGACGGGGTCTACACGGGCGAGTTGGTCGGCGATATCCTGCACGGCCCGGCCAAGGCGGAGGCGGTTCGCGCCCTGGCCACCCGCGAGGGTCTGGACCTGGCTCAATGCGCCGCCTACTCCGACTCCGTGAACGATCTTCCGATGCTCGAATTGGTGGGGCACCCCTGTGCGATCAACCCCGATGGAAAGCTGCGCCGGCAGGCGAATTCGGCCGGCTGGCGAATCCGTGATTACCGGACTGGACGAAAGGCGGCACGCCTTGGGCTGTTGACAGCCGGTGCAACAGGGACAACTCTCGGTGCTGTCTCAGCCGCCGTGGCCTTGCACAGGCGTGCCAGTCGTAGACGTGTCAGTTGA
- a CDS encoding class I adenylate-forming enzyme family protein: MNVNFTELLSATAKRHGDRPALVDGDRRLTWEELDAAVDAAAQGFSAAGLVPGYRVVLLLANGVGFVTSYLGCLRAGLVAVPLNTGLTAHEVAGVIAHSGARLVVTDGELAPKAAGSGVRVVRPEELSGEAPVVPQSDPEALAVLLYTSGTSGDPRAAMLTHRALLANVEHLVALGEHRMGPDDVVLGVLPFFHAFGLNAVLGWACARGAALVLQPRFDSAQTLELVRREGVTRLPLAPPALTALLAAPDLRNALAKVKVVLTGASSLDRAIADRFENETGLFVHQGYGLTEAAPGVTTTLGEGDPTPGSVGRPLPGVEVRIADEHGGDVEGDDPGEVLIRGANLFSGYWPDGDGGPDEDGWYRTGDVGFLDPSGDLFLVDRLRELIIVSGFNVFPVEVEEVLVAAPGVREAAVIGIPSDETGEAVKAFVVPSVGADVDKDEVLAFAATRLAKFKCPVELEIVDHLPHSVTGKVAKGQLRGK, encoded by the coding sequence GTGAACGTGAACTTCACCGAACTGCTCAGTGCCACCGCCAAGCGGCACGGGGATCGTCCCGCCCTCGTGGACGGCGATCGCCGGCTGACCTGGGAAGAGCTCGACGCGGCCGTCGACGCCGCCGCGCAGGGGTTCTCCGCGGCCGGCCTGGTGCCGGGATACCGCGTCGTGCTGCTGCTGGCGAACGGCGTGGGCTTTGTCACGTCGTACCTCGGCTGCCTGCGCGCGGGCCTCGTCGCCGTACCGCTGAACACGGGTCTGACCGCCCACGAGGTGGCCGGCGTGATCGCGCATTCCGGCGCCCGGTTGGTGGTCACGGACGGTGAGCTCGCGCCCAAAGCGGCGGGCTCGGGCGTTCGCGTGGTGCGTCCCGAAGAGCTCAGCGGCGAGGCGCCGGTCGTGCCGCAGTCGGACCCGGAAGCCCTTGCGGTGTTGCTTTACACGTCAGGTACCAGTGGTGATCCGCGGGCGGCGATGCTGACCCACCGGGCCCTCTTGGCGAACGTCGAGCACCTGGTCGCTCTCGGTGAGCACCGGATGGGCCCGGACGACGTCGTACTCGGCGTGCTGCCCTTCTTCCACGCCTTCGGCCTGAACGCGGTGCTCGGCTGGGCCTGCGCGCGTGGTGCCGCCTTGGTGCTGCAGCCGCGGTTCGACTCGGCCCAAACTCTCGAGCTCGTACGGCGTGAGGGGGTGACCCGGTTGCCGCTTGCCCCACCGGCTCTGACGGCGCTGTTGGCCGCGCCCGACCTGCGCAACGCGCTCGCCAAGGTGAAGGTGGTGCTGACCGGCGCCTCCTCGCTGGATCGCGCGATTGCGGACCGCTTCGAGAACGAGACCGGCTTGTTCGTCCACCAGGGATACGGCCTGACCGAGGCTGCGCCCGGCGTGACGACGACGTTGGGCGAGGGCGATCCGACGCCGGGCTCGGTGGGCCGCCCACTTCCCGGGGTCGAGGTGCGGATCGCCGACGAGCACGGTGGCGACGTCGAGGGCGACGACCCGGGCGAGGTGCTGATCCGCGGTGCGAACCTCTTCTCCGGCTACTGGCCCGACGGCGACGGCGGTCCCGACGAGGACGGCTGGTACCGCACCGGCGACGTCGGTTTCCTCGATCCCTCGGGCGACCTGTTCCTGGTGGATCGCCTGCGTGAGTTGATCATCGTGTCTGGTTTCAACGTCTTCCCGGTCGAGGTCGAGGAGGTGCTGGTGGCGGCGCCCGGAGTGCGGGAGGCGGCCGTGATCGGCATCCCGTCCGACGAGACCGGCGAAGCGGTGAAGGCCTTCGTGGTGCCCTCGGTCGGTGCCGATGTGGACAAGGACGAGGTGCTCGCGTTCGCCGCGACCCGGCTGGCCAAGTTCAAGTGCCCGGTCGAGCTCGAGATCGTGGACCACCTGCCGCACTCCGTCACCGGCAAGGTCGCCAAGGGGCAGTTGAGGGGCAAATGA
- a CDS encoding glutaredoxin family protein, with protein MSERVTLYSKPGCHLCDDARAIIEAVCAETGTGYTEIDITGDPALFEQYGEQIPVTLVDGRQHDFWRVDPARLRKALGA; from the coding sequence ATGAGCGAGCGCGTCACCCTCTACAGCAAGCCCGGCTGTCACCTTTGCGACGACGCCCGGGCGATCATCGAGGCCGTCTGCGCCGAGACCGGTACCGGCTACACCGAGATCGATATCACCGGTGATCCCGCCCTTTTCGAGCAGTACGGCGAGCAGATTCCGGTCACCCTGGTCGACGGCCGGCAGCACGATTTCTGGCGGGTCGACCCAGCTCGCCTGCGCAAGGCGCTCGGCGCCTGA
- a CDS encoding redox-sensing transcriptional repressor Rex, whose product MTPARSRRPGAPSRTERGIPEATVARLPVYLRALTALSDSGTATASSEDLATAAGVNSAKLRKDLSYLGSYGTRGVGYDVEYLRYQIAREIGVTQDWSVVIVGIGNLGHALANYSGFGTRGFRIVALLDADPALVGERVGDMVVRDFAELDEIVATEDVAIGVITTPAGPAQEVCDRLVAAGVTSILNFAPVVLSVPAGVDIRKVDLSIELQILAYHEQRKSGEAALTEVPELPVINGVPKVDDLPKRPLRSEVAK is encoded by the coding sequence GTGACGCCTGCCCGCAGCCGTCGCCCCGGAGCGCCGTCGAGAACAGAGCGCGGCATTCCCGAGGCCACTGTCGCTCGCTTGCCGGTGTACCTGCGGGCCCTGACCGCTTTGTCGGACAGTGGCACCGCCACCGCGTCGAGCGAGGATCTCGCGACCGCTGCGGGGGTCAATTCGGCCAAGCTTCGCAAGGACCTGTCCTACCTCGGGTCGTACGGCACCAGAGGTGTCGGCTACGACGTCGAGTATCTGCGCTACCAGATCGCGCGCGAGATCGGGGTCACCCAAGACTGGTCGGTCGTCATCGTCGGGATCGGAAATCTCGGTCACGCGCTGGCGAACTACTCCGGCTTCGGCACTCGCGGCTTCCGGATCGTGGCCCTGCTGGACGCGGATCCGGCCCTGGTCGGTGAGCGGGTCGGCGACATGGTCGTGCGCGACTTCGCCGAGCTGGACGAGATCGTCGCCACCGAGGACGTCGCGATCGGTGTCATCACCACCCCCGCCGGTCCCGCCCAGGAGGTGTGCGACCGGCTGGTCGCGGCCGGCGTGACCAGCATCCTCAACTTCGCGCCCGTGGTGCTGTCCGTGCCCGCGGGGGTCGACATCCGCAAGGTGGACCTCTCGATCGAGTTGCAGATCCTGGCGTACCACGAACAACGAAAGTCCGGAGAGGCGGCGCTCACCGAGGTGCCCGAACTGCCAGTGATCAACGGTGTTCCCAAGGTCGACGACCTGCCCAAGCGACCGCTGCGAAGCGAGGTCGCCAAGTGA
- a CDS encoding glutamyl-tRNA reductase gives MSYLVVGISHRSADITVLERVALDSDAATKLAIAVQNSAAVTESAVLATCNRTEVYASVDRFHAGMDEVTAILADITGVPLIDLAEHLYVHFEEGAVAHLFQVAVGLDSMVVGESQILGQVKETLRVGQELETISTDLNALFQHALRVGKRARAETGIDSAGRSVVSAGLDAVAGPIGGLAGRRALVVGAGSMASLAAQTLAADGATEIVVANRNLDRAMILAERVGGTAIPLASVPAAMAEADVVVSCTGARGVVLTEEMVSTAANGRPFGVLDVALPRDVAPEAARLPGVTLVTLADLVGTAGGAEEDIEDVRRIVHEETGAFAATRRAVSVTPTVVALRTMASALVDTELARLDRRLPDLDDAQRQEVARTIRRVVDKVLHTPTVRVKELAADPGGPTYADALRELFALDQAAVDAVSAPLDKPAGKTVDKTGGETA, from the coding sequence GTGAGTTATCTAGTCGTCGGGATCTCCCACCGCAGCGCGGACATCACTGTGCTCGAGCGGGTCGCGCTGGACTCGGATGCGGCCACCAAGCTGGCGATCGCCGTACAGAACAGTGCGGCCGTGACCGAGTCCGCAGTGCTCGCGACCTGTAACCGGACCGAGGTCTACGCCTCCGTCGACCGGTTCCACGCGGGCATGGACGAGGTCACCGCGATCCTGGCCGACATCACGGGGGTGCCGCTGATCGATCTGGCCGAGCACCTTTACGTGCACTTCGAGGAAGGCGCCGTCGCGCACCTCTTCCAGGTCGCGGTCGGGCTCGACTCGATGGTCGTCGGCGAGAGTCAGATCCTCGGCCAGGTCAAGGAGACCCTGCGCGTCGGCCAGGAGCTCGAGACCATCAGCACCGACTTGAACGCGCTGTTCCAGCACGCCCTGCGCGTTGGTAAGCGGGCGCGGGCCGAGACCGGTATCGACTCGGCCGGCCGTTCCGTGGTCAGCGCCGGCCTCGACGCCGTGGCAGGCCCGATCGGTGGTCTGGCCGGGCGACGCGCGCTGGTCGTCGGCGCCGGCTCGATGGCCTCGCTGGCGGCCCAGACCCTCGCGGCCGACGGCGCTACCGAAATCGTGGTGGCCAACCGGAACCTGGACCGCGCGATGATCCTGGCCGAGCGCGTGGGTGGTACGGCGATTCCGCTCGCGAGCGTGCCGGCCGCGATGGCCGAGGCCGACGTGGTCGTCTCCTGCACAGGCGCGCGTGGTGTCGTACTGACAGAAGAGATGGTCAGTACGGCGGCCAACGGCAGGCCTTTCGGAGTGCTGGACGTCGCGCTGCCGCGGGATGTCGCGCCCGAGGCGGCCCGGCTGCCGGGAGTCACCCTGGTCACGCTGGCCGACCTGGTCGGCACCGCGGGTGGCGCTGAAGAAGACATCGAGGACGTACGCCGGATCGTGCACGAGGAGACCGGCGCCTTCGCCGCGACCCGCCGCGCCGTTTCGGTGACGCCGACCGTCGTCGCGCTGCGCACGATGGCGAGCGCGCTCGTCGACACGGAGCTGGCCCGGCTCGACCGGCGGCTGCCCGATCTCGACGACGCCCAGCGGCAAGAGGTCGCCCGGACGATTCGCCGGGTGGTCGACAAGGTGCTGCACACGCCGACCGTGCGGGTGAAGGAACTGGCCGCCGATCCCGGTGGCCCAACGTATGCCGATGCCCTGCGCGAGTTGTTCGCCCTGGACCAGGCCGCGGTGGACGCGGTCTCGGCTCCGCTCGACAAGCCCGCAGGCAAGACCGTCGACAAGACCGGAGGGGAGACCGCATGA
- the hemC gene encoding hydroxymethylbilane synthase: MIRLGTRRSALATVQATMVADALRAHGHEVELVLITTTGDVNRAPLEQIGGTGVFVSALRDALVANEIDIAVHSLKDLPTAPVEALTVAAIPHREDPRDVLIARDGLTLGELPTGSIVGTGAPRRQAQLEELGLGLELTGIRGNVDSRIKMVADGKLDAVVLARAGLSRLGRLAEVTETIDPIQVLPAPGQGALAIECRADDDAVIKAVAVLDDPATRAAVQAERQLLATLEAGCTAPVGALAEVVEGDDGPELWLRAALGGDNGVRRLSAYGPVDDPAGLGRSLANELLERI; this comes from the coding sequence ATGATCCGGCTCGGAACGCGGCGATCGGCCCTCGCGACAGTCCAGGCGACGATGGTCGCGGACGCCTTGCGCGCCCACGGTCATGAGGTCGAGCTGGTGCTGATCACCACCACCGGCGACGTGAATCGCGCGCCACTGGAGCAGATCGGCGGCACCGGCGTTTTCGTCAGCGCGCTGCGGGATGCCCTGGTGGCCAACGAGATCGACATCGCGGTGCACTCGCTGAAGGATCTGCCGACCGCGCCGGTCGAGGCGCTCACGGTCGCGGCGATCCCGCATCGGGAGGACCCGCGTGACGTGCTGATCGCCCGCGACGGCCTGACGCTCGGCGAGCTGCCGACCGGCTCGATCGTCGGCACGGGAGCGCCCCGGCGGCAGGCACAGCTCGAGGAACTCGGGCTCGGTTTGGAACTCACCGGCATCCGCGGCAATGTGGACAGCCGGATCAAGATGGTGGCCGACGGCAAGCTCGACGCCGTGGTGCTGGCTCGTGCCGGGTTGTCCCGGTTGGGCCGGCTTGCCGAGGTGACCGAGACGATCGACCCGATCCAGGTGCTGCCGGCACCGGGACAGGGCGCACTGGCGATCGAGTGCCGCGCGGACGACGACGCCGTGATCAAGGCCGTCGCGGTATTGGACGACCCGGCCACGCGTGCCGCCGTACAGGCCGAGAGGCAGTTGCTGGCGACGCTCGAGGCCGGATGTACAGCACCAGTCGGCGCGCTCGCCGAAGTAGTCGAGGGCGACGACGGACCTGAGTTGTGGCTCCGGGCCGCGCTTGGCGGCGACAACGGAGTACGCCGCCTGTCGGCGTACGGACCGGTGGACGATCCGGCGGGCCTCGGCCGCTCGCTGGCGAACGAACTGCTGGAGCGGATATGA